The sequence CTCGCTGGGCGTTGCCACCGTCGCCGGCGCCACTCAGGCGGCCGCTGACAGCACGGCCGTGAACCCCCAGAATGCGCAAGCCGCCTCCCTGCGCGACGGCACGCTGACCACCGTCGCCGAATATTCGGACACCCGCCCCGGCAACATCACCTTCACGCCGGATGGCCGCTTGATCATGTCCCAGCAGCCACTTGATGCACCGGCGCTGCGCGTGGTCGAGATCACCCAGGACGGCAAGCGTGTGCCGTTCCCGACCCTGGACTGGGCCGATGGCCCGGAAAAGGGCGAGGTCGGCATCGCCTCGATCATCGGCGTGCACTCCGACAGTCAGGGCGTGGTGTGGATGCTTGACATGGGCAGCCAGGACAGTGCGCCCAAGCTGGTGGGCTGGGATACCCGCAGTGATTCGCTCAAGAAGGTGATTTCGCTTGCCGGTGACAGCGTGCTGCCGATCTCCTTCCTGCAGGATTTCGTCATTGATGAGCAGCGCGGCAAGATCTATATCGCTGACATGACCTTTACCGCGCCGGCCTCCAGCATGAAACCGGCTTTCGTGGTGGTGGATATCGCCAGCGGCAAGACGCGTCGCGTGCTGCAGAGCGATGAAAGGCTGATGCCGGTGGAACACGACATGGTCATCAATGGCCATCTGATGGCGGCCAAGGGCGACAAGAATGGTGAGCCAAAGCCCTGGTACCTGGGCTTGAATGCCATCGCCTTCGATCCGGCGGATGACGTCGTCTATTTCGGTGGCGTGAACGGCAGTGAGATCTATCGCTTGCCGGCGGCTGAGCTGGCCGATGATACTGCCACGGCGGCGGAACTGGCTCGCGCCATCACGCCTTACGCCTCCAAGCGTCCCAATGATGGCTTCATCTTCGATACCAAGCGCGGTGGCATCATCGCCGGTGACGCGGAGCACAACGCACTGACCTTCTCATCGCCGGAAGGTATGTCGGTGATCGCCCAGGATGACGAGCGTCTGCGCTGGCCGGATGGCTTCGCCTTCGCGCCGGATGGCAGCCTCTACCTGACCACCAACCAGCTGAACGCCCATCCGGCACTCAACCAGGGCGTGGATGGCAGTGACAAGCATTACTACCTGCTCAAGCTGACACCCGCCAACTGACCCTTGCTCTCTTGGGCCTTGGGCAACACATTGCCTTGGCGCCATGGCTTTCTCGTTAGCCTGTGATCTGCGCAGGACGTGTCTCACGACCGTCCTGCGTTGTCGTTTTTGTGTCTGGCCGGCGTATCTCGCGTCGCAAGCTGATCATCCGTCGGCGTCTCCTTGCACGCAACACGCAAACTCGTCATACATTATCCGCTTTATCCGGATTAACTTTGCGGTCATGGGTTGTTTTTACGCCAAGTCCAGAGAGTTAACATGCTGTCATCGCGTCACGGCAAGGCCCTCAGCGCTGCCGTGACTGACCTGATCTTTAGGAGAAACTCTGATGAAAGCCATTGGTTACTACGCTGCCGGTTCCATTGATCGTGACGACGCCCTGGTCGATATCGAACTCGAGACACCGGTCGCCACCGGTCACGACCTGCTGGTCAAGGTTGCTGCGGTTTCTGTGAATCCGGTGGATTACAAGATTCGTGAGAGCCGCGAGCCGGCCGCCGGCGAAGCTGCCGTCATCGGCTGGGACGCCGTGGGCGAGGTCATCGCCATCGGTGACCAGGTCACGGCCTTCGCCCCGGGCGACAAGGTCTGGTATGCCGGTGATATCACCCGCGCTGGCACCAACAGCGAACTCCATCTGGTGGATGAACGTATCGTCGGCCAAGCGCCCAAGTCCGTGCCGGTTCATGAGGCGGCTGCGCTGCCGCTGACCACGCTGACCGGCTTCGAGATGCTGTTCGATCGCCTGCGTGTCACCGAGCCGGTGCCGGGTGCTGCACGTGCCATTCTGATCATCGGTGGGGCCGGTGGCGTGGGCTCCATCACCATCCAGCTGCTGCGTGAGCTGACCGATCTGACCATCATCGCCACGGCGTCACGCCCCCAGACTCGCGAGTGGGTGAAGTCACTGGGCGCGCATCACGTCATCGACCACAGCCAGCCGCTGCCGGCCCAGATCGAGGCGCTGGGCATTGGTGCCCCGGCCTTCGTGTTCTCGACCAACTTCTCCGAGCACTACGCGCCGCAGGTCGCCGAATTGATCGCGCCGCAGGGTCGTTTCGGCATGATCGATGACCCACAGACCCTCGATGTGGTGCCGTTCAAGCCCAAGGCCGTTTCCATCCATTGGGAGCTGATGTTCACTCGTTCACTGTTCACCACCGCCGATATCACGCGTCAGGGTGAGATCCTAACCAAGGTGGCGGGTCTGCTGGATACTGGCAGAATCACCTCCACCGCGACGGAAACCTTCGGCACCATCAACGCCGAAAACCTCAAGCGCGCGCATGCCTTGCTGGAAAGCGGCAAGGCCAAGGGCAAGATCGTCCTCGAAGGCTTCTGATCGAAGCCACTGTTGAGGCGGTGACATGAAAGGAGTGCGGCCGGGTAACCGGTCGCACTCCTTTTCGTAAAGACACTCTCACTGCCACCCAGCCCTCGCAAGCTGCTTTGTCTGCTGGTGTGTGCCGGGTGGCTGATACAATGATGGAACCCTGTCATGGGCATACAGCGTCTTGATCATGTAAACCTGCGAACCGGACAGCTGAGTGCCATGCTCCAGTGGTATGGCGATGTACTGGGGCTGCACAGCGGGCCGCGACCCGATTTCTCCTTTGCCGGTGCCTGGCTTTACGCCGGGGAGGTGGCGGTCATCCATCTCATCGACATCGGTTGCCTGCCAGCGATCAGCAGTGATGCCAGTCTCCGGCTTGAGCATTTCTCGCTTGCCGCCACGGATATCGAGGCATTCGAGGCGCGCCTGGCGGCTTCCCGTACGCACTATCAGCGGATCGCGCTCGCGGGTGGCGGGCTCGTGCAACTGCACACGCGAGACCCGGACGGCAATCATCTGCATCTCGATTTTGCCACCGCAACCTGCCGCGCCGTGGCCTGAAATGGCTCTAGGAGGTCATATCTGGCGTCAAGTGGCTGCCAGACTTGAGGAAAGCGTGTAGATCGCGCGTTATCCAACCGCAAATTGCGCCGCTGACGCGATAAGCTGATGGTAGGGAATGGCGATCTGGAACGCAGAGTGTCCAGCCGTCAGCAAGATGGCCTGAGCTGGACTCAGCACATCGCACGCATACGCAATCAGCCGAGGAGGCCAACATGGCGAAGCGGTCATTTGCGGTACTGACCCTGATGGTGTCGTTGCTGGGTGCTGGCCTCGTGCAGGCTGACTCCGCGGGTGAGGGCAATGATGACAAGGACGAGGAGCGTCTGCGCCAGAAGCATCATGATCTGGAAGGTCAGGTAAAGGCGCAGCGCGTTCAGGCGCAACAGATGCGGGAATTGAAGAAGATCCAGCACCAGGAAAAGCTGGCTGAGAAGAAAGCGGTGGCAGAGGCTTCGCCGGCACATGTCTGGAAGCGGGGCGGCAAGGTGCCAGACACTGTCGCCCGGGATGATGGTCTTCGGGTCGAGAATTGGCAGCAGCACAAGCTCTCGGAACCGGGCGCCAACCAGCGCTGGCTGCAGCTCAAGAATGCCTTCGTGCTGATGAATACCGAAAACCAAGTCATCGATGAGATCGTGCTCGAGCAGTGATACCGCGGGTAGCGATGATATTACCTATCACCGATGCAAGCTGTCCTCATCTGGCGACGCTCTGATGGGGCACCCACCCCCTTGCGACCATGCAATGCGCAGGTACCAATGCTTGCCACGCGCCATGGCGTGCCATATCAGTCATTACGAATATCTGCTTCTCGATGTCGTCATTGCGCAACAAGGATGCGTCAACTGGCGACAAGTCGTTGCGAATTGTGCGCAAAAGTGGAGGTTGGCGCGCTGGCTTGCCGTGGCGAACACGAGGCGATAGTGTTCTCTCATACCGTTTATTAACACTGTTTCATAACTCTGTCTCATGACTCCGTTTCATGACCCTGATTCACAGCCTCGGCATTCCTTGTTGCCGAGTACGACGAGGAGGCCAGACATGCGCAATCGCACCCTGACCGTAATGATGATGATCTTCACCCTGATGACCGCGTCGCTGGCGCAGGCATCGCCCAACGACCGCGATGATCGTGGCGGTCAACACCACAGCCAAGGCAACCAGCACAACAGCCACGGCAATGGCCATCAGAAGAAAAAGCAGCAGACGCGTCACGACCAGTCTCAGCGTCATCATCAGCAAAAGCATCAGGCGCAGGCCAGGCATCAAGGTCAGAAGTCACACAACTGGCGTCGCGGTGACCATGTGCCGCGCAGCTACTACGCCAACAAGCGTTACTGGGTGAGTGACTGGCGTGCTCACAAGCTGTCTGCGCCGCCGCAGGGGCATCGCTGGTTGAACATCGATGGTCGCTATGTGCTGGCGGCCGTGGCGGGCGGTGCCATTACCGCGATCATTCTCAATCATTGAGGACAGTCAGACTGTCCGCGTCATGAAAAAGGGGCCTCCATCTGGAGGCCCCTTTTGCGTTTTGTGCTCGGCCGCTGCTGAGCTAAGCCGTTGCTGTGGCAGCCATTGCTGCGGTCAGTCGTTGCTGCGCTAAGCCGGCACAGCACTATTGCGCGAGCAGTGTCTCCAGCGCCTGGGCGACGCGCAGCAGCGCCACATCCTGCCCCTGAGGGCGCGACAGCATCAGGCCCAGCGGTTCCTCGTTCTGTGGTGCCGGCGCCGGAATCGAGATCGAGCTGGCATCCAGGTAGTTGAAGACGCTGGTGTTGCGCAGCGCGCGCTTGTTGAGCTGGGCGAAGAGCGCGCCATCCTGCTCCAGCAGGTCACGACGTGGGGCACGCATGGCAACGGTCGGCATCAGCACCGCATCGACATCCTGCACCTGCTGAGCAAAGCGTTGCTGGATGGCAGTGCGCGGCCACAGGCGCGCCAGATATTCGCTGGAGGTGATGTCGCGCCCACCATTCAGGCGTTCGGCGATCAGCGGATCATACTGGGCTTCGTGGGCGGCCAGCAGTTCGTGATGCACGGCGGCCGCTTCCGGAATGACCAGGCCGCCGCGCTGGTTGATGGCGTAAGCGGCCTCGATGGCCTCGATCGGCGCACGCTGGAGGCGAACTCCCAGCCCTTCGAGCCGTTCCAGCAGGGCGGCGAAGTCGGCGGCCACATCGGCGTCCACTTCACTGACCAGCTCGCTCTCCGGCACCAGCAGCGTCAGCGGGCGAGTGAGCGGCGTCGGGTCAGCGACCTCACCGCTCAGGACTTCCCACAGGAGGCGACAGCAGGCGACGCTGGGCGCGATGGGGCCGATGCAGTCCAGGCTGGGTGACAGCGGGAAGGCGCCATCTCCCGGCACGCTGGCCTGTGACGGCTTGAAGCCCGTCAGGCCACAGAAGGCCGCCGGAATCCGCAGCGAGCCGCCGGTATCGCTGCCCAGGGTCGCAGCTGCCAGCCCGAAGGCGACGGAGGCGGCGCCGCCGGAGGTCGAGCCGCCGGTGATGCGCTCGCCATCGAAGGGGTTGGGCGGCGTGCCGACATGCGGGTTCAGGCCCAGGCCAGAGAACGCGAACTCGCTCATGCTGGTGCGGCCGGCATGCAGGATACCGGCGGCTTTCAGGCGGCTCAGCGCCACAGCGTCCTGATCGGCTGGTTGGCTTGCTGCCAGTGCCCGCGAGCCTGCCAGCGTCGTCATGTCGGTCTCGTCGAAGAGGTCCTTGATCGAGACCGGAACACCCCCCAGCGGCAACGACGTCGCCGCCGCCTTGAGTTGCTGCTGAGCGGCGGCCTGCACACTCATGCCAGCATCATCGCGGCTGATGATGCTGTGGCTGGCGCTCTCGCCCAGGGCCTGATGGCGCTCGGCAAGCACCGTGGCGGTCTGCTCGGGGCCGAAACTGCCTGTCTGATAGGCGGCCAGCAACTGCGTCAACGTGCGCTGGCGGGGCGAGCGCGCCCAGAATTCACGCGCCTGCTCAAGGCGCTTGTGCTCATCACTCATGCCACCACCTCAAGTTCTTCCACCTCATAACGGTGCTCGATGCGACGACCGGTCTGCGGGTCGATCAGGCGCATGGTAAAGCTCGGGCTGGGGCGGATGCCACCGATCGCCGGCACGGTGCCGCACAGCAGCACGCTGTTGGGGGCCAGGCTGCCGTCCTTGGCGATACCGGCCGGCAGGCGCTCCATCAGGGTGGCGACCGGCAGCAGCTCAGCGAGAGTGCCCTGCTGATAGCGCACGGTCTTGCCGGCGTCTTCGATCTCGCTTTCGATCTCGAGGCTGTCCCAGTGGTCGATGACCTCACTGAGCTTCCAGGCGTGGCGGGCAATCGGCTTGGCGCACAGCTGCTTGGATTCGGCGACGCCGACGGCTTCGAGCTTGCGGTCGGTGTGGTCCGAGGCGATCGTCACCCACAGGGTGCCCTCGGCGTCGCTGACCAGACAGGTCTCGACCTCACCGGAGCCTTCGCCGCCGAGCATCGCGACCTGTGAGGCCTGGGTCAGGGTCTCGCGGGTCACGCGGTAGAACAGCGGGGTCTGGGAGGGCGGCGCCACGCCCAGCAGCTTGAGCTCGTCGATATGGTGCTGCACGCCCGCCTGGTCGCGTCCGGCCCAGCCGGCAATCGCGACGCGCTGGACATCAAGGGTGAATTCGCCGTTGTCATGGGTAAAGGTCAGCATGGGAATCGCTCCGTTATCGGGGGTTGTCGTTGTTCTGTGCAGGAAGTCTTGAGTGAACGGTGTTGCGCCAATGACACCTGCCGGCTTGCCAGCAGGTGCCTCGCAAAAGTGGATTTACAGCGCCGAAGGCAGCCACAGCGCGATCTGCGGGAAGGCCACCAGCAGCGCGGCCATCACCAGCATCGCGCCCAGATACGGCAGGGTGCCGATGATGACGTCGGCGAAGGCTTCGCCACGCCGTGAGGCCTGCACGATGTAGAGGTTCAGGCCGACTGGCGGGGTGATCAGTGCCAGCTCGACGAACAGGATCATCACGATGCCGAACCACACTTTGTCGTAACCGGCCGCCGCGATCAGCGGAGTGACGATGGGGATGGTGATGACCATCAGCGACAGGGTCTCGATGAAGAAACCGAGCACGATGAACAGTGCGATCACCGCCATCAGCAGCGCGAAGGGCCCCAGGTCATAGGCCTCGAGCAGGCCGGTGACCTGCTGGACCATGCCGGAGGAGGCCAGCGCGAAGTTGAGGAAGGAGGCCGCCATGATGATGAACAGGATCATCGAGGTGGTCTTGACGGTGCCATCCAGCGCGCGGCTGATCATCGACAGATTCAGCGAGCGGTTGATGGCGGCGAGGCCCAGCGAGGCCAGCACGCCGATGGCGGCGGCTTCGGTCGGCGTCGCCCAGCCCAGATAGATGGAGCCGACGATGACGATGAACAGCACCAGCAACGGCAGCAGGAATGACAGGCTCTTGATGCGTGTGCTCCAGCTGGCGCTCTGACGCGGGCCGCCCAGTGACGGCTTCCAGACACATAGCAGCAGCGAGGCCAGCATGAACAGCGCCGCCAGGCCGAGGCCCGGCACCAGGCCGGCCATGAACAGCTTCGGGATGGAGGTCTCGGTCAGGAAGCCATAGACGATCAGGTTGATCGACGGCGGAATCAGGATGCCCAGGGTGCCGCCCGCGGCGATGCTGCCGCAGAACAGCTTGGCGTCATAACCGAGCTTCTTGCCCTGGGGAAGTGCCACGGTCGAGACCGTGGCCGCCGTGGCCACCGAGGAGCCGGAGGTCGCCGAGAACAGCGCCGAGGTGGTGATGTTGGCGTGCAGCAGGCCGCCTGGCAGCCACGACAGCCAGTGGTCCATGGCGCGGTAGGCCTTCTCGGCGATGCCGGCGCGCACGATGATCTCGCCCATCAGCACGAACAGCGGAATCGCGATCAGCAGGAAGGAGTCCGCGGCAGACCACAGGTTCTGGCCCAGCGCCTTGGTCAGCGGGAAGAAGGAATAGAACTGGTCGATCCCGAAGGCGAGCAGAAAGAGAGTGACCGCAACCGGAATGCCGGCCAGCAGCAGGGTGAGGATACCCACCGAAAGAAAGCCCAACATCAGCGTGTCTCCTTGGTCGTGGAGGCCGCCTGGGCCAGAGCCCCTTCGCTTTCTCCGTGATCGGGGCCGGCCAGTGTCTCCAGCGTGGTGGTATCACGCAG comes from bacterium Scap17 and encodes:
- a CDS encoding zinc-binding alcohol dehydrogenase family protein gives rise to the protein MKAIGYYAAGSIDRDDALVDIELETPVATGHDLLVKVAAVSVNPVDYKIRESREPAAGEAAVIGWDAVGEVIAIGDQVTAFAPGDKVWYAGDITRAGTNSELHLVDERIVGQAPKSVPVHEAAALPLTTLTGFEMLFDRLRVTEPVPGAARAILIIGGAGGVGSITIQLLRELTDLTIIATASRPQTREWVKSLGAHHVIDHSQPLPAQIEALGIGAPAFVFSTNFSEHYAPQVAELIAPQGRFGMIDDPQTLDVVPFKPKAVSIHWELMFTRSLFTTADITRQGEILTKVAGLLDTGRITSTATETFGTINAENLKRAHALLESGKAKGKIVLEGF
- a CDS encoding DUF2848 domain-containing protein; this encodes MLTFTHDNGEFTLDVQRVAIAGWAGRDQAGVQHHIDELKLLGVAPPSQTPLFYRVTRETLTQASQVAMLGGEGSGEVETCLVSDAEGTLWVTIASDHTDRKLEAVGVAESKQLCAKPIARHAWKLSEVIDHWDSLEIESEIEDAGKTVRYQQGTLAELLPVATLMERLPAGIAKDGSLAPNSVLLCGTVPAIGGIRPSPSFTMRLIDPQTGRRIEHRYEVEELEVVA
- a CDS encoding glyoxalase, whose amino-acid sequence is MGIQRLDHVNLRTGQLSAMLQWYGDVLGLHSGPRPDFSFAGAWLYAGEVAVIHLIDIGCLPAISSDASLRLEHFSLAATDIEAFEARLAASRTHYQRIALAGGGLVQLHTRDPDGNHLHLDFATATCRAVA
- a CDS encoding TRAP transporter large permease, with the protein product MLGFLSVGILTLLLAGIPVAVTLFLLAFGIDQFYSFFPLTKALGQNLWSAADSFLLIAIPLFVLMGEIIVRAGIAEKAYRAMDHWLSWLPGGLLHANITTSALFSATSGSSVATAATVSTVALPQGKKLGYDAKLFCGSIAAGGTLGILIPPSINLIVYGFLTETSIPKLFMAGLVPGLGLAALFMLASLLLCVWKPSLGGPRQSASWSTRIKSLSFLLPLLVLFIVIVGSIYLGWATPTEAAAIGVLASLGLAAINRSLNLSMISRALDGTVKTTSMILFIIMAASFLNFALASSGMVQQVTGLLEAYDLGPFALLMAVIALFIVLGFFIETLSLMVITIPIVTPLIAAAGYDKVWFGIVMILFVELALITPPVGLNLYIVQASRRGEAFADVIIGTLPYLGAMLVMAALLVAFPQIALWLPSAL
- a CDS encoding amidase (catalyzes the hydrolysis of a monocarboxylic acid amid to form a monocarboxylate and ammonia), with amino-acid sequence MSDEHKRLEQAREFWARSPRQRTLTQLLAAYQTGSFGPEQTATVLAERHQALGESASHSIISRDDAGMSVQAAAQQQLKAAATSLPLGGVPVSIKDLFDETDMTTLAGSRALAASQPADQDAVALSRLKAAGILHAGRTSMSEFAFSGLGLNPHVGTPPNPFDGERITGGSTSGGAASVAFGLAAATLGSDTGGSLRIPAAFCGLTGFKPSQASVPGDGAFPLSPSLDCIGPIAPSVACCRLLWEVLSGEVADPTPLTRPLTLLVPESELVSEVDADVAADFAALLERLEGLGVRLQRAPIEAIEAAYAINQRGGLVIPEAAAVHHELLAAHEAQYDPLIAERLNGGRDITSSEYLARLWPRTAIQQRFAQQVQDVDAVLMPTVAMRAPRRDLLEQDGALFAQLNKRALRNTSVFNYLDASSISIPAPAPQNEEPLGLMLSRPQGQDVALLRVAQALETLLAQ